ATGGATATCGCTGCGCCACTGCTCAAACGCCTCTTCCCAGGCATCGGGATGCACAAAGTACTCGACCTCCATCTGCTCAAACTCTCGAGAGCGGAAAACGAAGTCTCGCGGGCTGATCTCATTGCGAAAGGCCTTGCCGATCTGAGCGATACCGAACGGCAGATCAGGATAAAAGCTGTCGACAACATTCTTATAATTAGTGAAGATACCTTGGGCCGTTTCAGGACGGAGGTAGGTAACCGAATTCTTGTTATAAAGTAGAGCACTATCTACATCTGATAACTCGGGTGTTTTGACGGGTAATTCATCTCCGTTCTTATCTCTAAAGATGAGATCTGCTTCGAGTGTATTATACTCCTCTGCCTCTACTGAGGCCGATAAAGGACCTATAGTAGTTTTAAACATCATATTAAATTGACGAGTACCACCAAAAGTGCCGTTCTCACCGCAACTAGGGCACACGTCCCCTTCCAAATGATCGGCCCGAAATCGACCTTTACAGTTACTGCACTCCACTAGTGGATCGGTAAATGTCTCGACATGCCCGCTCGCCTGCCAGACTCTCTGGTTCATCAGAATCGCCGCATCAACACCGTACATATCATCCCGATCATCGACGAAAGTCTTCCACCACAGGTTTTGGATATTACGTTTTAAGGCCACACCCAAGGGCCCGTAATCCCAAGTTCCGGCTAGACCACCGTAGACCTCACTTCCCTGATAGACGAAACCCCGTCGTTTAGCTAGGCTAACGATCGCTTCTAGTTTTACTTCTTTGTTACTCATTAGCTGCTAGTATAACCAATTATAGGGGTAATCATCAAATTTCAGCCGAATTAAAGCGAATTCCGAACTGCTGTCGAATAAACTGGTCTAAGACCGGTAAGGTAGCCATCGCTAGCACCTCTGCACCCTGAATCCGGGCCAAATCACCCAGTGGGCGCATCAGACTCAACCGCCACAGCTTGATAGCATCTTGGGTTAAGGGTGCCGCCAGAGGGTTATCGGCCGCACTCAGTACACCCTGCTCAATATCAAGTCCCAGACTTTCCGGCAGCGGTTCCGGCCGACTTAAATCAGGTGCCTGACCCAGCGCATCTAATAACTGCAGCTTAAAGCCCAGCTCACAGATGCTGACCGGGAGTTGAGATAATTGAGCAATCGCTGAGCCTAATACGGCATATACCGCCTCCGTACCTTCCGTGTCACTCAGCCGATCAACCATCTCTAAAAACAAAAAACCCCGGCGTAGACGTTCGTAGTCTTCCGCTATCGAGTAAGCTGCCAGCGTGCGGGCCGAGGTAACGATATCGAGACTCTTACCTGGGATTAGCATCAGCTCGATCTCATGAAATAGCTCTAAGTGACTGGCTAGCTTAGCGGTCCGGCGGCGAATGCCCTTAGCGATTGCCGACACCTTACGCTCCGGGGTTAAAATCGTGTAGATGCGATCGGCCTCTCCGTAATCATGTCGTCGTAAGATTATACCGGTCGCCTTATAAGTGCTCACGCCTGGTCCGGCCTCATGCAAACGCACCGACGGCGGCTGCCAGATCCTGCGGGGTAGTCTCCATCTTGATTAGGTATTGAGCTACACCCAAATCCTGCAGACTGCGCGGTGTCACTTCGAGGTCATCCGGTGTCATATTGCTAAGCACGATGACCGGAATGTGGCGCCAATCGCGATAACTCCGCAGCTCCTGTAGGACCGCGATACCGTTACTCCCGGGCAACAACATATCGAGCACGATAATATCGAACTCGTAATCGTCGAGTACATCCAGCGCTTCTTGGGCCGTGCGCGCGTGGGTAACATCGTTCTCCTCTAGTAGCAGCTGGGTGGCATACATTGTGCCGACATCGATATCGTCTTCTACAAACAGTACGCGCATCAGGGCTACTCCTTATTCAAATAAACTAAGCTGATTACTAATCGGCAGGCAAATGGTCAACTGTGATCCTTGAGAAAGTGAAGAGACCTGAAGACTACCGCCATAAAATTCTACAATGGATTTAGCGATATATAAACTTAAACCAGATGAGTCACTGTGAGCCCGGATCGGCTGACGACGTTTGCCAAACGACTCTAGGATGGATTTCGCTTCTTTGCTTGAGATGCCAGCTCCATGATCACGTAACTGGATAACGGCCTCCTTATTCCGACGTTTAGTCTTTATCTCAATGGCGCTACCACTGGGAGCATATCTAATTGCCGCACTGACTAGGTGCATCAATAACTGATAGATACTGATCGGATCGGCCAGGACTGGCGGCAGGCGTTTAGGCCGGTAT
Above is a genomic segment from Candidatus Saccharimonadales bacterium containing:
- a CDS encoding glycine--tRNA ligase, producing the protein MSNKEVKLEAIVSLAKRRGFVYQGSEVYGGLAGTWDYGPLGVALKRNIQNLWWKTFVDDRDDMYGVDAAILMNQRVWQASGHVETFTDPLVECSNCKGRFRADHLEGDVCPSCGENGTFGGTRQFNMMFKTTIGPLSASVEAEEYNTLEADLIFRDKNGDELPVKTPELSDVDSALLYNKNSVTYLRPETAQGIFTNYKNVVDSFYPDLPFGIAQIGKAFRNEISPRDFVFRSREFEQMEVEYFVHPDAWEEAFEQWRSDIHAFLTNLGLDPSAVHELEVPEDDRAHYSKRTIDFEFDFPHRRDELLGLAYRTDFDLGNIQRVSGKGMEYTVKGTNEKLIPHVIEPSFGMERMLMAILTSAYTEEEVNGEQRTVLKLPKHLAPVKIAVFPLLKNKQELVEKARSVYRQLRQEFGAVMWDDGGNIGKRYRKQDEIGTPQCVTVDFDTLEDDTVTVRDRDTMEQRRISISDLVAELTP
- the recO gene encoding DNA repair protein RecO, encoding MRLHEAGPGVSTYKATGIILRRHDYGEADRIYTILTPERKVSAIAKGIRRRTAKLASHLELFHEIELMLIPGKSLDIVTSARTLAAYSIAEDYERLRRGFLFLEMVDRLSDTEGTEAVYAVLGSAIAQLSQLPVSICELGFKLQLLDALGQAPDLSRPEPLPESLGLDIEQGVLSAADNPLAAPLTQDAIKLWRLSLMRPLGDLARIQGAEVLAMATLPVLDQFIRQQFGIRFNSAEI
- a CDS encoding response regulator; the protein is MRVLFVEDDIDVGTMYATQLLLEENDVTHARTAQEALDVLDDYEFDIIVLDMLLPGSNGIAVLQELRSYRDWRHIPVIVLSNMTPDDLEVTPRSLQDLGVAQYLIKMETTPQDLAAAVGAFA
- a CDS encoding HAMP domain-containing sensor histidine kinase, which codes for MGSKPSTHQTELGLIAATVHELKTPLTLIHGMSAMLESETFGELNFKQREQIRHISSASERLGFIIDSLLHVENLPHTQRLQPVQLQTELQAAIGAMAEKAAEREIVIKYRPKRLPPVLADPISIYQLLMHLVSAAIRYAPSGSAIEIKTKRRNKEAVIQLRDHGAGISSKEAKSILESFGKRRQPIRAHSDSSGLSLYIAKSIVEFYGGSLQVSSLSQGSQLTICLPISNQLSLFE